A window of Misgurnus anguillicaudatus chromosome 3, ASM2758022v2, whole genome shotgun sequence genomic DNA:
TATAATGCAGCAGAAAGCAAACAGGTACTTCTTTTTAACATTGACAAAGTATGACCcatgcatttataaaacaaaacatgctTTACACAATAAGCCACCCCAGTGTATTTCTTTGGTGAGGTGAGCATGCAACTTAAACACAGGTGTTACTAAGAAGTGCATTGTGCAAAGCTTGTCCAGTTTTGGGGATGCAGAACAATTCAGTGTGTGAATTTAACACAGTCCAATTAGTCCAGGTGAATGTGTCAAGCCGGGTCCTTTCAATTAGCTTCAGCCCAAAGTTTGTACATAATCAGAGTGATTAAAGCAGGTGCACCCAGTTAGTCCCCAAGTGGAAGGCGTACAAAGTCTGCTCCAGAAGCAGCAGTATCAAAATATAAAGATGAAGAATTAAAAATGAAGGTGGGCGAACTAAAGCACCTTGATTGATGGTGAGATCCAGTAGGTTGATAAGATCTTGTTGATCCTCCTCTTGATGTTGGTAAGTTGAGAGGTAGGTGAGGTCAAACAAGAAAAGGGAGGAGGGGTACAAGCTGAAGGAACATAATGGCATAGAAGAAACTTGTTCCCCTCCTTCTTCTGGAAACATCCTGGTTTCTTTACATAATTCACTTACAGAGGCTTTATTTTGCGTATTTACGTATGAGTGTATATGTACAAGTTTACAAATTGTTAATTACTGTTAGTAATTATAGCATCAAAGTACTAGTTAATTTAAGAGATTAATCAAACATTCCACCATGACCTTAGAAGCCTAAACATTTTACTTAGAATTAGTGTTTCGGCCCTATGTAAAATATTTAGTACTTTGCAATTTTCATATTCTGAATTTATATAGTTAGAATATATGATCTATAAACATAGAACATAGtggttttaatttaatattatgtAAAACAGAAGCTACTTCAGGCTACTTAAAATGTGACTGTCAGCTGATACGGACTTAGAACAGTGCAAAATACCTTGACAttcaaacataaaaaacagagataaagtgAAATTATGTTAAATATCTAACCTTTATTTAACACCAAGACATTAAGTACTCCAGATAAACAAGACATAAAAAGTAAGGGGTTGGCAAACCCTAAAGTGCAGAATAGAGAAACGTGTAAAGACAGATGAAGACGATGATGGAAAAAAGGGACAACAAATTGGTACTTTGAGTTAATGTTAGAATACAAAAAGCAAAGAATATGCAATTCTCATCTTTAATTCAGTAAAAAAGAATTggataaatacacacaaaatatGTTGAAAGTCCAATACATTATtacaagatttattttaaagttttcataaggTATATAAACATTTCACTTCATGCCAGTTCAAACCAACACCCattgttaataaaacaaaaaagtaaccTTATATGATTATTGTAGTAGCTATTGCACATACAGGAGTTCTAAGCCATATACTCATAAATGTAACTGCCTTAATTgtataatattgtaatgtggCACCGCTGTTCTGAACGACAAGTGTTTCCTAAATTTTTCCTCATTCACTTAATTTAATAAAAGACATCATTGACAACAAAGCAACCCCAAGCTAGACAAAACCTCTATATAGAGATTACATCATCAAGGGATATCAGAATGAGATTAAAGTGCACTCTATACATTACCTGCCAAGGGACTATCAGAATTTCCGCATATAGTGGAGTAATAAGGGTGCTGAGTGTCAGGATCTTGCGGTCCTTCTGGGTGCTGTGGGGATGAAGGATCAATCAAAGTTGATTCTACAGGTGCAGTTGCCGGTAGTGAACTACGATCTGGCAACTCGGTGGACTCCCCACAAAGCATATACTGGTGCTCTGGGTGGGACTGGTGCTCCCCATGTTGGGATTTTAGTGCTTCAATCTTTTCCGTATCTGCAGAAGTAGGCATCAGGGTGAGCTCTTTAAGAAGAGATGGATCTTTGGCCTCATCTGGGAGCTGCTCTTCATTTTCAAGGGAAAAGATGCCAGGGCTCTTGCTGCAACTTTCAGCAGATGACTGGGCATTGGAATTAGAGGTCATGTAGTCAAAGCCATAGGAAGCAGCAGATGTGGCAGACTGAGGGGTGTCACTACCACCACCACCTTCTGTCTCTCCACCGATTTCTTCATGCTCCTCTAAAGTGGACAAATCGTGGGTAACAGGTGCCATTTCACAGGTAGGTTCAGTTACAGGAAGCTCAGCTTGAGGGTCACTGATTTGCATTTCACCTTCTGTATCACTAGCTTCATCCTCAGTAGCTGATGAAGGAGAGGATGGTGCGGATACTGGAGCAGTTGCTGGACCACCCAGTACATCATCAGCTGGTAAAGTCTCTGGTTCTTCTTCCTCATCAGCTTGTTCAAGGTGAATCCCTAGATCTTGCATGATGTCAGGCAAGACAGGGTTTAGTGATTCTGACTGCTCTTCTTTGGAATGAATCTCAGTACTTAAACAGGTCTTGAAATCTTTCAGCTCCTCTGGTTTGCCTGTGTCTCTGTTACTGTCAGATGCTAGCTCCGGGCCACTGAGGGTATCAAACTGATATTCAGAGCCTTGAGGGGGTGTCAGACCTACTTTGGGGCAGGCATCCTCCTCTGCAGTTGTTGGTGGGGATTGTTGAGTAGGAAAAGGTGGGGGCTCAAAAAGGTTTGGGGGGTAAGGGGATGTAGGGCCCCTTTCGGAATTGCTAACATCTAGTGTTGCCTGAGCAGGTACCTGGGTTGGTGTTTCAGGGTTTGCATCCCAGTGTTCAGAGGAAGGACTAGAGAGAAGAGTAGAGGCCGGTTGTGGTAGCTGGGCCCAAGGATCAGCAAAGCTCCACTGAGCTGCTGGAGGGACAGACATATCCATGGCTGGAGGCTGAATACGATTCAGATTGTCCAACCGGTAGTCTTCTGTTAAGTCATCCTCATCTGCATTCCCATAACTTTCAAGCCCACTCTCAGTAATGCCCtcacttgccatttctacatCTTCATCCTCATCAATATCATTGTCATGATGCTGCATGTGTGAGTCATCTGCTTTTTCCGACTCTACCTCCATATCACACACTCGATCATCATCGTCCTCCTCCTCATCATCTTCATTAGTAAGGATATCAGGAACCTTCTCAAAGTCAGGAGATCCAACAGATGCACCTTCAGCTCCTTTAAGGCTAGCATCACCCAGATCATCCATGCTTTCAGTGCCCTCCAGGACACCTGGAGCACTAAGCTCAGATGCCCCTTGCTGGCTGCAGCTTACATCTTCAGAGTCAAGCTCTGAGAGCAAGGCCCCTGCTCGCCAAATAGACCCAGGAAGCCCTGCTGACCCAGGTTGAGACTCTTCGGTAGGCTGGGTGCCACTCATTTCTGACAAAGACACTTGTTGGCTGCCCTCCCTTTCTTCTTCCACATCTTCATAACACTCACTGTTAATTAGCTCAGCTTTTTCAGCCACTTCCAAGCCAACAGAGGGCACTATTGCAGCAGCAGGGTTATCAAACGGTGAAGCAGTCCCACTTTCCTGCTTAACTGCTTCCTGTGCAACTGGTTTAGCAGCAGCCACCTCTTCATTAACTTTTCCTGAACCCGATTCTTCAAAATTCTGAATATCTCCAGAAGCTGGAGGATCAAGTTCAGACCCTTCAACAGGACCAGACACTTCAACAGGACCAGCTTCTTGACACAGCAGCTCTTGGTTGTTGTCATTGGCCGTAAAGACCGGCACATCTTTAATTTCCTGAGCATTTAAAGAAGAGGAGGGTGGCACATCTAGAGGGCTCTCTGAAGCTGCTGTAACATCA
This region includes:
- the prr36a gene encoding uncharacterized protein prr36a isoform X2, which translates into the protein MKPDGVATEPSEPVEAEGLEPIAEPNDNEGTSQNGTAPAPPHPDEPLNQQDAPSTVKEAPGKAVDPKGKSKAPLKGKTTAGPATTGPGTRPKTTQSRVANGVTKTATSMAAKKPATTSTAEKKPSTAAGAPAPSKKPTGSSTATSRAQPGVMAVGTSRTTTTTTKVTKTGTAVSTATGVSRRPATAPASAATKPKTTAPAPKPTTAKPSTSATAKTSSAPKTNRTIGSTASRPATTSATGRTTTTTTTSTTTTTAASRTSRPPSQPPVKPLVTTSLTRKDAGKTGTTAPAKKPVAAVTSCPAPSKPSKSDAPKQAAATKRPLPSIKAPQPKPDDKKSVPTRKVPPSPRNIPSRAASGKAAAASSNQRPTGSSTTVTGKLQPTKPTQSVLPIVVKDKPASKEPAEEAVQLSGAAVAAVAGAAVAAVATAAAIATEESGLGPDVTAASESPLDVPPSSSLNAQEIKDVPVFTANDNNQELLCQEAGPVEVSGPVEGSELDPPASGDIQNFEESGSGKVNEEVAAAKPVAQEAVKQESGTASPFDNPAAAIVPSVGLEVAEKAELINSECYEDVEEEREGSQQVSLSEMSGTQPTEESQPGSAGLPGSIWRAGALLSELDSEDVSCSQQGASELSAPGVLEGTESMDDLGDASLKGAEGASVGSPDFEKVPDILTNEDDEEEDDDDRVCDMEVESEKADDSHMQHHDNDIDEDEDVEMASEGITESGLESYGNADEDDLTEDYRLDNLNRIQPPAMDMSVPPAAQWSFADPWAQLPQPASTLLSSPSSEHWDANPETPTQVPAQATLDVSNSERGPTSPYPPNLFEPPPFPTQQSPPTTAEEDACPKVGLTPPQGSEYQFDTLSGPELASDSNRDTGKPEELKDFKTCLSTEIHSKEEQSESLNPVLPDIMQDLGIHLEQADEEEEPETLPADDVLGGPATAPVSAPSSPSSATEDEASDTEGEMQISDPQAELPVTEPTCEMAPVTHDLSTLEEHEEIGGETEGGGGSDTPQSATSAASYGFDYMTSNSNAQSSAESCSKSPGIFSLENEEQLPDEAKDPSLLKELTLMPTSADTEKIEALKSQHGEHQSHPEHQYMLCGESTELPDRSSLPATAPVESTLIDPSSPQHPEGPQDPDTQHPYYSTICGNSDSPLAERSGY